Proteins encoded within one genomic window of Siniperca chuatsi isolate FFG_IHB_CAS linkage group LG4, ASM2008510v1, whole genome shotgun sequence:
- the lg4h11orf96 gene encoding uncharacterized protein C11orf96 homolog, which translates to MAAVRQMVMEASGFHVLPAHLMASAMEEFPQQLPVPKGPARGKSRSRRSREARFKTQPVTFAEIAEVEEEGSSPLEEERARRSFLQSLENLRRSTQTLHCPPAAHHSCTPTPTQASMDSSDSDSTQ; encoded by the coding sequence ATGGCTGCTGTGCGTCAGATGGTTATGGAGGCCTCTGGCTTTCACGTCCTGCCAGCCCACCTTATGGCCTCAGCCATGGAGGAGTTCCCCCAGCAGCTGCCTGTCCCCAAGGGCCCAGCAAGGGGCAAGAGCCGCTCCCGCCGATCTCGCGAGGCTCGGTTCAAAACACAGCCTGTCACGTTTGCTGAGATCGCAGAGGTAGAAGAAGAGGGTTCCTCAcccctggaggaggagagggcacGTCGTTCCTTCCTCCAGTCCCTGGAGAACCTGCGGCGGAGCACACAGACCCTCCATTGCCCGCCGGCTGCCCATCACAGCTGCACCCCCACACCAACACAGGCCAGTATGGACTCCAGTGACTCCGACTCGACCCAGTGA